In the bacterium SCSIO 12741 genome, AATTTCACGCTCACGAGCATTAGTCTCCTTAGCCTTGGACAGTTTCTTTTTTTCCTTCGCTTCCTTGCTGAACTTATTATATAGGAAGGTAATCGGTGAGCCTAAGGATATATGCGCGTTCAAATCGGTGGGGACATCTTCAAGCGTCTTAGGTTGATCTTTGTACTCAAAGATTTCAACTTCCTTCCCTTCGATTTCCCTGGTCTTAAACTCATCCGCAAATTCGTCTTTCGATCCGAAAGGATTTACATTAACCGGATTCAGTACATAAACCTCAGGCTCCATGAATACGGTAATTTCGATCGCATCCGGAATAAACAGACTTTGGGTAAAAATCAGCTTATCCTTAAAACCAATAGACGAGAGCTCAATCGTGTCTCCTTGCCGATAGGGGAGGATAAATGTTCCATCCGTATAGGAATGAGTTGCGTGTCCGGTATTGTTGTTCACCACATGCACTCCCGCCAATCGGGTAGAATCCTTGGTGCTTATGATTTTGGCTTTCAGTAATTTGATTTGAGCGGATCCCGAAAATGCGATACCCACAAAAAGCAGTATGGTACTGAAAATAATGGTATTTCTGCGGCTAATCATGAGGGCGTAAAAATAGCCAATTTAACGCTCTGACTGGGATTTTATTTCAGTAAATCCAAGGCTTCCTTGGAGGTGATGGTCTTGCCTTGGTACTCACCTACAACAAACGCTCCCTTAATGTTCTGACCGGGCAATCCGCTGGCCGCATTCTGAGCTTCATCATAACTATCGTATGGTCCAAGATAATAGCGGGTCAGTCCATCATTTCCTTTTTCATAGGTGATGCTTCCCAACTTAACGAATTGATTGAAGTCAGTCATCGGGATGGCATTTTGGTAGGATCCCAATTGAATTTTGAACTTCACATCCTTGGAATTCACGTTGGAAGGAGTCGTTGTTGTTGGAGTGGTAGTAGGACTTTCTCCACCAGCAGGAGGTTCGTAGGTGGCACCCGCTTGAGACAATGGAATTTGATCTCCTTCGCTAAAGGCCTTAACCAGGCAGTCGCCATAACCTTGAGCCTTAAGTTCAACTCGACCAGAGGCGGCATCTTCATACGATTTGTAGTTACCAGCGTAGTAGCGGGTAAGGCCATCGCTGCTCTTCACGCCAATGACTCCACCTGGAATATCAGCAAATGTACCGGCTGGAACCTGATTACGGAAGGCACCAACCTGGATGCGGAATACCATTCCTTCCTGTTCAAGAGCTTTACCCTTACTGTCTCCAACGAATACACCACGTGTATCAGCTGTTACTACTTTACCCGTAACGGTTTCTTCTACAATAGCACGGGTGTCAAATCCTTTATCTCGTAGCGATTTGTCCTTGGCCATTGCATCGGCAATATTATCGTACTGTCCAACCAGAATAGCTGAGCTATCACCATCGTTAACCGATTTCAAGGCAGGTTCGCTCAACAAATCTTTAGCCTGATCGGGTGAAAGTTCATCTCCGGAGATTTGAACGCTGTAGCGGCTGTATTTTCTTCTTTCCGTAGCCGAAGGCACATCCTTGGTATAAATGGTATCCTCAATTTTAGAAAGGGTTCCGGTAGAATCCAGGAATCGGAGGTAGATGGCTTCCAGCTGCTCATCAGTAAGTGCAACACCGTTGGAGTCAACTACAGAATTTTCAGCCGAATTCAATTCTAAATCACGGTAATCTGGAACACCGTCGCCGTCGGTATCATAAGGGCAACCAACACTGTCAACTTCTACACCTTGAGGAGTGCCGAGGCATTGGTCAATCAGGTTTTGTACACCGTCTCCGTCCTCATCACCTGTAGTCATTTCAGCCAATTCTTCGTCCGAAATTAGGTTGTCGGCCATGGTTTGCTGAGCACGATGTTTAGATAAGTCATAGGTCAACCCAATGTGGGTATAGAGCAATTGGTCAATTCCGCCATCGCCTTTATATAAACCCTTCCCATCTTTCGACACTCCGTCGATCATGTCTGATAATAGAATGTTATAAGTAACACCTACCTGCGCATGCATCCGATTAGTCATTCGCATATTCACTCCAGCTCCAAAAGGAATCATGAAGGTGAATTTTTCGTAGTAACCAGCTCCGGTGATATCACTTTCCCGAATATCGGTTTCGTAATTATAGTCGCGAACCAGTTTTTGGGCCGAGTTCAGGTTATCCGGAGTCTCTTCCCGGTCTCGAATCGTTCCGTCACTCCAGTAATGGTAAAGATTTCCATTGGCATCATAAAGGTCCGTCTTCGAATTGAAGATCAAAGAGCTAAAACCAATCGATAAATAAGGATCAACGATGCGTTCGGAATTTAAGAAGTGGTGGAAATTGTAAAGCAGGTTTACACCAAAAGTATTGATGGTGCTTTCAAAATTTCGGTTGTATTGAGCCGATCTTTCGTTGGCCGAAGCCTTACCAAAAATCGTGTTGAATTCGATGTAAAAGCTGTTTTTTAGAGGAAAACTCAATTGGAGTTCCGCAGCAAGGTTGGATGTAAGTGGATTATTCGCTCGTTGATTTTTAGAAAGATCGCCGAAATAAGTGAGGAATCCACCAGACAATCCGATGATCGGTCTAAAATCACTGATCTCGCTTTCAGGCTCCGAACCCGAGAACTCGGTTTCGGGTTCCGTTGGTGGAGTTTCTTCTTCTGTGCTGGCGGTTACCGGCTCTTCTGTTTCTAAACTATCCGTTTGCGCGATTCCAGTTTGAGGAAGGCTGAACAGTAAAAAACAAACGACTATCAGAGGAATCGTTAAGTATGTCGATCGGGTCGTCATCAAAGCCCTAAAAGTAATAATTCGCCCATAAATATAATCCAATACCCAGAACCCCGATTACTTAAACCACTTTTGGCGAGTAATCATGAGGGCTTCTTGTACGGTAATGCGCTCTCCGTTGTTGTAGGCTGTTACAAAGGGACCGTCAAATTGATATCCTCCCGCATTAATTTCTTCTCTGGAATCACGAGCATCCTTATATATAAGGTAGGATCCTGTCGTGTATTTCACCCATCCTTGGTGATTTTCAAGAATAAATTCCTGACTCCAGTTGTGCTTCTTCTGAAAATAGGCGGCATCCACAATGTTGTGCCCGGCAGCTATTTGTACACGATAATTAACACCGGTGTTGGGTGAAGGGATGGGTGAGGTGTTTCCTAAGTTATCATTATTGCTTGCTGAAACCGGGTTAGACTCTTCGGTTTCGGTGGTGTTATTTTCTTCCTGAGCTTCTACAACCTCGGTCGCTTCTTCTTCGGTGGCCTCTTCTTCCGTGTCCGTATTGGTGAGCGTTTCGGTTAGAACAACGTCTTCTTTCACCTCTTCTTCGGTAGTGGTTTCTTCGGCGGTTACCTCCGTAACTTCTTCTTCTTGAGTGGCCGTTTCGTTCTGAGCCATCGTGGAAGTTTCTTCTGTGGTGGTTTCCTCTTCTTCCGAGGTTGCCGTGGCGGTTGTTTCTTCGGTTGACGATTCTTCAGTTTCTTCTGTCTCTTCCGGTTCCTGGGTTTTTACCGGTGCAACGGCCACAGCTGCTCCTGTTCCCGTGCTTCCATTTCCAGAAGAGATAGACGAATTATTGTTGGATTCCTCAGAACTTGTGCTGCTGGATGAGCTTTGGGTAGAAGGACTTTCCTCAGTCGATCCTTCATTGCTGGCCATCATTTCATCGCCAAACAGAATATCTTTTTTCACGGTTTGTCCGTCATCCAGGTAGGAGAATTCTCCGTAGATGGCAGTAACATCCTGGTTGCTCGCACCCGACAAGTCTACGTCATAAGTAATAGTTACAATCTGATCTTGAGGTACCGCCATCCAGACAAATCGAGCTTTGTTTTTGACGAAGGAGAAGGAGGCATTCTTGGTGTCACCTTTAGTTACTTTTCCACCCATCGGAACATATTCCTGAATCCGGCTAAAACCCTCGATTCCCTCTTTGTCAATCGTAATTTCAATGGTGTGCAAGGTTCCTTGAGAGGAAACTACACGACGCTTAACCGAAGCCCTGGCTGCCACTTTGGTTTCTTGTTGACTGGCTTCTGCTGCCGCCAATTGATCCGCAGAACCAATGGCAATTTGTTTTTTGGGAATGTGGAAAGCCCGCTTTTCGTTGTTTTCGATATAGGAGAATTTTCCTCCAATGTCTGCGGTCATTTGAACGCCAGACGCCACTTTCACTTTGTAGCTAATCGTAAAGGGTTCCTTTTCGGGAAATTCAACCCAGAAAATTTTGATTTGCCCATTGGCAAAGGTGAAGGAGGCATTGCCCAATTCGCCGGCTTCGGCGGTCAATCCTTCCGGTAAAGTTTCAGTGTACTTGGTAAATCCCTTGACTTCACCCGGTGTGAATTTTAATTCTACGGTGAACTCTGATCCTGCTTCCGCTTTTTCTGGAGCGACCAATTCGACCTTCAATTCTTCCTTTTTGTACTCGTAAGTAGGCAAGAAGATGAGTGGGAAAAGATGAAGGAAAACGAACAAATTTCGAAGCATAGCGAGTAGTTTGAATATGCGTTAGCAACAAAGCTACCCTTACCGTATGCGGCTTTCTGTTCAAAACTAACCGCAGTTGCAAACATAAACCTGTGGATAAGGAAGGCCTATGTTTGCTATGCTTGATATGTAAGTTTAAGAATTACAGTGTGTTAAGCTGGTTTTTAATGGTGTTTTTAAAGCCCTTTTTAGGGCTTGGAGTTATTAAAAATGAAATGTTAATTCCCGGTTGTTGCGGGGTTTTTAGAAGTTTGGTCGCAATAAGTACTTGGTGTAGAACTTGTTGATTTCACTAACCGCTTCGTCTGAATTGTCCACGATTTTGAACAGATCCAAATCCTGAGGACTAATGTTGCCTTCTTTAAGCATTACATTCTTTACCCAGTCCATCAATCCGGTCCAATAGTCGCTTCCAACCAAGATCACGGGAAAGGCTCCAATTTTTTTGGTTTGGATCAAAGTCATCGCTTCAAAAAACTCATCCAGGGTACCAAATCCACCTGGCATTACCACAAAACCCTGGGCGTATTTCACAAACATCAATTTGCGAACAAAGAAGTAATCAAAGGTGATCAACTTATCTCCATCAATGTAGGGGTTGTTATGTTGTTCGAAAGGAAGATCAATGTTCAATCCCACTGATTTTCCATTGCCGCGTTGTGCTCCCTTGTTGGCAGCTTCCATAATACCTGGTCCTCCGCCTGAAATAATACCGTAACCTTCCAAAGTAAGTTTGTAGGCGATTTCCTCGGCCATTAAATAATAGGGAGTATCAGGTTGGGTTCTTGCCGATCCAAAAATGGAAACACAGGGGCCAATTTTGGCCAATTTTTCAAATCCCTCAACAAACTCGGACATGATTTTGAAAATCGCCCAGGAGTCGTTGGTTTTAATTTCGTTCCAGTTTTTGGTTTTAAAGGCACGTTTTATCCGTTCTTCTTCTGACATAAAGATGAAATTTTAAATGTTTAAGATCTAAATCCCGGTGGTCGAAACCTGTAGTTCCCTCGGTTTCGAAGTGGTTTGGCAAGATAGGAAAATGTACCGGAATCCGTTTTATGGGAAAGATAACAGACGTTAAAATTGGCCGAGCGAGGAAAATGGAGTGTGAGCAGAAATGATTTTATCCAATTTTAAGACCCTCAACCAAACAGTTCGATTCCCTCGCCGTTATTAGGGAGGAAAAGGTGAGCTCATATAATTGGATATATTTGCGCAGCAAGGGTGAGCAATAGGAAATGCGACGGTTACTAACAAATACCATGGTGCTTCTGATGGCCGTATTGGCAACATCGTGTACCAAATGGCCTTGGCAGAATTGTGAGAAGGGACGAGGTGATCGGGTTGAAGAGGTAAGGAACTTTCCAAACTTTCATACCTTCATTCTCGATGTGCCTGGAGAGGTTATTCTTCATCATGATACCGCCCGCCCATCCAGTGAGTTGGTTTTGTTTGCTCAAAAAAATGTTCTGGGTAAAATCAGTACTGAGCTGAGTTCTGGAATCGTCACCGTTACCTTCGATGATTGTTTTCAAGATCACCAGGATCTTAGATTTACCCTTTACACCGGTGGATTAAAAAAAGTCATTTTCAATTCCTCTTCTCGGGTAAAAACGGCCACCGCCATCCGCGGAGATCATTTTACCGTGGAGGTGAATGGGACATTGTCAGCTGATATGACCTTTTTCATTGATTCATTGGCTACCCTTTATCCAGGAAAAGGAAGTGGAACTTTTCAAGGGTATGCGCACAAATACTACAATAAGATTGATGCAGCATCCTCGGTATATTCCGGTAATCTTGTTTCTGATTCCGTATGGACGGAATTGCATGGAGCAGGTTACAATGAAATTCACGTAGTGGACTACCTAAATGCCACCATTTCCGGCTCTGGAAATATCCTTTATACGGGTGGCGCCGATACCTTGGATGTGGTAGAAAACATCACCGGATCAGGAAGCCTGATCAACAACAATTGATTTCTTACACTTGGCGAATGGAAAGTCCGATTCGGTTTCTTTTCCGATCGATTGATATGACTTTAACGTCCAGGGTCTGATGCAAACTCAAAACTTCGGTAGGATCGCTTACATAGGCATCGGCCATTTCAGATAGGTGGACCAGGCCATTTACTTTAATCCCGATATCAACGAAGGCTCCGAATCCAGTCAAATTGGTTACAATTCCTGGTACAACCATGCCTTCGGTCAAATCATCTACTGTTTTTAACCCCTTCTTAAATTCGAACACTTTAGCTCGTTTTCTGGGGTCTCTTCCCGGTTTTTGAAGTTCTTGTAGGATGTCATTTAAGGTGTATTCACCCATTTCTTCGGTGAGGTAATCCTTGGTGTTTATCTGTTCGGTCAATTCCGAATTACCGACCAATTCGCTTACAGATACGCCCAAAGTTCTGGCCATTTTCTTCACCACCGAATAGCGCTCAGGGTGAACCGCAGATCCATCGAGGGGATTTTTTGGATTTGAAATGCGAAGGAATCCAGCTGCTTGTTCGAAGGATTTTGGTCCCAAAAGGGGGACATTCTTCAATTCTTCACGGGTGGTAAAGGCTCCTTTTTCCTGGCGATAGTTGACCAGGTTTTGGGCCAACTTTTCACCCAAGCCCGAAACGTAAGTAAGTAGCTCCTTGCTTGCTGTATTTACGTCTACACCCACATGGTTTACACAGTTTTCCACCACCTGATTCAGTCGATTTTTAAGTCGTGTTTGATCCACGTCATGTTGGTACTGTCCTACGCCAATCGACTTGGGTTCAATCTTTACCAGCTCGGCTAAAGGATCCATCAAGCGGCGACCAATGGAAACAGCTCCCCTTACCGTTACATCATACTGTGGAAATTCCTGGCGGGCAATTTTCGAAGCGCTGTAAACCGAGGCTCCTGCTTCACTAACCACAAATACTTGTAAGTCCCGATCGAATCGAATGGATCTAATCAATTGCTCGGTTTCTCTTCCAGCCGTTCCATTGCCGATAGCAATAGCCTCTATACGATAGGAACGGACCAGGGTAGAAATCTTTCCGGCTGATTTACGGTCGTTTTTAGGGGCGTGTGGGTAAATGGTTTCGTTGTGAAGCAAGTCGCCTTGTTCGCTTAGACAGACTATTTTGCATCCGGATCGGAACCCTGGATCAATGGCCAGAATTCGTTTTTCACCCACCGGTGCGCCCAAGAGAAGTTGCTTGAGGTTTTCGCCAAAAATGCGAATAGCCACCTCATCCGATTTCTCGGTCCAATCTTTTAGAAATTCATTTTCTATCGAAGGACGAATCAACCGGGAGTACGAATCTCGAAGCGCCTTTTTGATTTCGGTATCGCAGGGCGAGGAATATCGGATGGCCTGTCTTTCCAATTCTTCCAGTACTTTTTTTCGATCGGGTTGTACCTGGTACTTGAGAAAACCTTCACGCTGGCCGCGTTTTATGGCCATGAATCGATTGGGTTTACAACGCCTTACTTCTTCGGAGAAATCAAAGTAGTCGCGGTACTTTTCTCCTTCCTCTTCTTTTCCAGAAACTACCTTGCATTGAATTACCGCATGGCGTTGGTAGTACCTTCTAACCGTATTTCGCAACCGACGATTTTCAGACATCCATTCCGCCATAATGTGGCGAGCTCCTTCCAACGCTTCTTCCATGGATTTTACCGGACCCTTAACAAATCTTCCAGCCAGGTATTCGGGATCTCCACTGCCTTTCATGATGGATCCAGCAAGGGGCGAAGACCTTTTTCAATGGCTACAGTGGCTTTCGTTTTACGCTTGGGCTTATAAGGGAGATAAAGGTCTTCCAAGGTGTTGAGCTCAGTACAATCCAATACCGATTGCTCAAGTTCTTCCGTGAGAACATCCTGTTCCTTTAAGCTTTTCAGGATCGTTTCTTTCCGATCTTCCAGGTCCTTCCAGCGTTGGTAGGCATCTCGGATGGATTCGAGCTGAACTTCATCCAATCCTTTGGTTCTCTCCTTCCGATACCTGGCAATAAACGGAATGGTGGCTCCCTCGTTGAATAGAATCAAGGCCGATTCGATTTGTGAGGCAGGGAGGGTAAGCTTTTGAGCAATGAAACCCGCTACTTGAGCTGTGGATTGGGACCTTTCCATACTTTTGCAGCCAAATGTATCACCTTCAAATTTGCCGGGATGGAGTACTACGATAAAAATTTCAGATTAGGAGTATTGGGCGGCGGTCAGCTTGGTCGCATGTTGATTCAGGAAGCGATTAATTATGACGTGAAAATTGCGGCTTT is a window encoding:
- a CDS encoding TIGR00730 family Rossman fold protein, which translates into the protein MSEEERIKRAFKTKNWNEIKTNDSWAIFKIMSEFVEGFEKLAKIGPCVSIFGSARTQPDTPYYLMAEEIAYKLTLEGYGIISGGGPGIMEAANKGAQRGNGKSVGLNIDLPFEQHNNPYIDGDKLITFDYFFVRKLMFVKYAQGFVVMPGGFGTLDEFFEAMTLIQTKKIGAFPVILVGSDYWTGLMDWVKNVMLKEGNISPQDLDLFKIVDNSDEAVSEINKFYTKYLLRPNF
- a CDS encoding DUF2807 domain-containing protein, with translation MRRLLTNTMVLLMAVLATSCTKWPWQNCEKGRGDRVEEVRNFPNFHTFILDVPGEVILHHDTARPSSELVLFAQKNVLGKISTELSSGIVTVTFDDCFQDHQDLRFTLYTGGLKKVIFNSSSRVKTATAIRGDHFTVEVNGTLSADMTFFIDSLATLYPGKGSGTFQGYAHKYYNKIDAASSVYSGNLVSDSVWTELHGAGYNEIHVVDYLNATISGSGNILYTGGADTLDVVENITGSGSLINNN
- a CDS encoding SPOR domain-containing protein, which encodes MTTRSTYLTIPLIVVCFLLFSLPQTGIAQTDSLETEEPVTASTEEETPPTEPETEFSGSEPESEISDFRPIIGLSGGFLTYFGDLSKNQRANNPLTSNLAAELQLSFPLKNSFYIEFNTIFGKASANERSAQYNRNFESTINTFGVNLLYNFHHFLNSERIVDPYLSIGFSSLIFNSKTDLYDANGNLYHYWSDGTIRDREETPDNLNSAQKLVRDYNYETDIRESDITGAGYYEKFTFMIPFGAGVNMRMTNRMHAQVGVTYNILLSDMIDGVSKDGKGLYKGDGGIDQLLYTHIGLTYDLSKHRAQQTMADNLISDEELAEMTTGDEDGDGVQNLIDQCLGTPQGVEVDSVGCPYDTDGDGVPDYRDLELNSAENSVVDSNGVALTDEQLEAIYLRFLDSTGTLSKIEDTIYTKDVPSATERRKYSRYSVQISGDELSPDQAKDLLSEPALKSVNDGDSSAILVGQYDNIADAMAKDKSLRDKGFDTRAIVEETVTGKVVTADTRGVFVGDSKGKALEQEGMVFRIQVGAFRNQVPAGTFADIPGGVIGVKSSDGLTRYYAGNYKSYEDAASGRVELKAQGYGDCLVKAFSEGDQIPLSQAGATYEPPAGGESPTTTPTTTTPSNVNSKDVKFKIQLGSYQNAIPMTDFNQFVKLGSITYEKGNDGLTRYYLGPYDSYDEAQNAASGLPGQNIKGAFVVGEYQGKTITSKEALDLLK